A single Actinomycetota bacterium DNA region contains:
- the dapF gene encoding diaminopimelate epimerase, with protein MRLRKYHGLGNDFLVLVDRDGSVPAGAAMARALCERHRGVGADGLIRVTPGPDGPVMELYNADGSRAETSGNGLRCVARAAVDARLATGPEVTITTDAGPRRARIRPDGLVSVEMGTATVDGQHVDMGNPHRVELVEDLAAVTGPDRPDLNVEYVVAGPGTGQLSMRVFERGVGETQACGSGACAAAAVAHAKGLVGPTVTVNQPGGAVTVELGDPVVLTGPAVFVFEAEVPWP; from the coding sequence ATGCGCCTGCGTAAGTACCACGGACTGGGCAACGACTTCCTCGTGCTGGTCGACCGCGACGGCTCGGTGCCCGCGGGCGCGGCCATGGCCCGCGCCCTGTGCGAGCGCCACCGGGGGGTCGGGGCCGACGGGCTCATACGGGTCACCCCCGGGCCCGACGGCCCGGTGATGGAGCTGTACAACGCCGACGGCAGCCGGGCCGAGACGAGCGGCAACGGCCTGCGCTGCGTGGCCCGGGCGGCCGTCGACGCCCGCCTGGCCACCGGGCCCGAGGTGACGATCACGACCGATGCCGGCCCCCGCCGGGCCCGCATCCGTCCCGACGGGCTGGTCAGCGTGGAGATGGGCACGGCGACCGTGGACGGCCAGCACGTCGACATGGGCAACCCCCACCGAGTGGAGCTGGTGGAGGACTTGGCGGCGGTTACCGGTCCTGACCGCCCTGACCTCAACGTGGAGTACGTGGTGGCTGGCCCGGGTACGGGCCAACTGTCGATGAGGGTGTTCGAGAGAGGGGTGGGCGAGACCCAGGCGTGCGGCAGTGGGGCGTGCGCGGCCGCGGCCGTGGCCCACGCCAAGGGGCTCGTCGGGCCCACCGTCACCGTGAACCAGCCTGGGGGGGCCGTGACCGTGGAGCTGGGTGACCCGGTGGTGCTGACCGGGCCGGCGGTCTTCGTGTTCGAGGCGGAGGTGCCATGGCCCTGA
- a CDS encoding aminotransferase class I/II-fold pyridoxal phosphate-dependent enzyme — protein sequence MTATEVGWEPPPYPYDRLDGLKALAAAHEGGLVDLSIGTPCDPPPRAVVEALATSGAERGYPASLGNARFRQAAVAWMARRFGVDVPPEAVAACVGTKELVASLPQMLHLRSPGRDTVLYPAVAYPTYEMGAVLAGCRAVPVPVDGRWRLDLSAVDEADAARALCLWVNSPGNPAGNLDDLGAAARWGRARGVPVLSDECYAEFTWADRPRTVLEAGLDGVLAVHSLSKRSNLAGLRAGFYAGDPALVHYLGEARKHAGLMMPGPVQAAAAVALDDDGHVDEQRGRYDERLRYLAGALAEAGLPAPLPGGSFYLWVPAPGGDAWALAHRLAADAGALVSPGDLYGPAGAGHVRLAVVQPLDRLHLVGRRLGAPATG from the coding sequence GTGACGGCCACTGAGGTGGGCTGGGAGCCCCCGCCTTACCCCTACGACCGCCTCGACGGCCTCAAGGCCCTGGCCGCGGCCCACGAGGGCGGGCTGGTCGACCTGTCGATCGGCACGCCCTGTGACCCGCCCCCGCGGGCGGTGGTCGAGGCCCTAGCCACCTCGGGGGCCGAGCGGGGTTACCCGGCTTCGCTGGGCAACGCCCGCTTCCGCCAGGCGGCCGTGGCCTGGATGGCCCGTCGCTTCGGGGTGGACGTGCCACCCGAGGCGGTGGCCGCCTGCGTGGGGACCAAGGAGCTGGTGGCCAGCCTGCCCCAGATGCTGCACCTGCGTTCGCCCGGGCGGGACACCGTCCTGTACCCGGCCGTGGCCTATCCCACCTACGAGATGGGCGCGGTGCTGGCCGGGTGCCGGGCCGTACCCGTCCCCGTGGACGGCCGGTGGAGGCTCGACCTGAGCGCCGTCGATGAAGCGGACGCGGCCCGTGCGCTGTGCCTGTGGGTCAACTCGCCGGGTAACCCGGCCGGCAACCTCGACGACCTGGGAGCGGCCGCCCGCTGGGGCCGGGCCCGGGGCGTTCCCGTCCTCTCGGACGAGTGCTACGCCGAGTTCACGTGGGCCGACCGCCCCCGGACGGTCCTCGAGGCCGGCCTCGATGGGGTGTTAGCCGTCCACTCGTTGTCGAAGCGTTCCAACCTGGCCGGTCTCCGGGCTGGCTTCTACGCCGGCGACCCGGCTCTGGTCCACTACCTGGGGGAGGCCCGCAAGCACGCCGGGCTGATGATGCCAGGGCCCGTCCAGGCGGCCGCAGCCGTCGCCCTCGACGACGACGGCCACGTCGACGAGCAGCGGGGCCGCTACGACGAGCGCCTGCGCTATCTCGCCGGTGCTCTGGCCGAGGCCGGGCTGCCCGCCCCACTGCCCGGGGGTTCGTTCTACCTGTGGGTGCCGGCCCCCGGCGGTGACGCGTGGGCCTTGGCCCACCGCCTGGCGGCCGACGCCGGGGCGCTGGTGTCGCCCGGTGACCTCTACGGCCCGGCGGGCGCGGGCCACGTGCGCCTGGCTGTAGTGCAACCCCTCGACCGGCTCCACCTCGTGGGCCGGCGGCTGGGCGCGCCGGCCACGGGCTGA
- the miaB gene encoding tRNA (N6-isopentenyl adenosine(37)-C2)-methylthiotransferase MiaB → MTSRYLIRTFGCQMNEHDSERLAGLLEADGYEATDDLEQADVVVLNTCCIRENADNKLYGHLGHLKAVKARRPGMQIAVGGCLAQKDRDLVQQRAPQVDAVFGTHNVGRAVDLLHEAAAGGGPVMEIWDEADLDEETAFPSALPVRRDVAWSAWVTIQIGCDNACAFCIVPAVRGREISRPFGQVVAEVEALAAAGTTEVTLLGQNVNSYGRDLAARQFKPLFAELLSAVGAVEGIRRVRYTSPHPKDLRPDTIAAMAAGGAVCEHLHLPLQSGSDRVLAAMHRGYTAERYLARLAQARAAIDDLAVTTDLIVGFPGETDDDFERTLEVVAEAAYDSAYTFVFSPRSGTEAAERTDQFVPADVVADRFERLRVVVERSALARHQARVGRVEEVLVEGPGKKGTALAGRTRQNKLVHFAAGERPLPAGSYATVRVTAAAPHHLSGELVEVTARPRHRTRIPVVAV, encoded by the coding sequence ATGACCAGCAGGTACCTCATCCGCACCTTCGGGTGCCAGATGAACGAGCACGACTCCGAGCGCCTGGCCGGCCTGCTGGAGGCCGACGGCTACGAGGCGACCGACGACCTCGAGCAGGCCGACGTCGTGGTGCTCAACACCTGCTGCATCCGTGAGAACGCCGACAACAAGCTCTACGGCCATCTCGGCCACCTGAAGGCGGTCAAGGCCCGCCGGCCCGGGATGCAGATCGCGGTCGGGGGCTGCCTGGCCCAGAAGGACCGCGACCTCGTCCAGCAGCGCGCCCCCCAGGTGGACGCCGTGTTCGGGACCCACAACGTGGGCCGGGCCGTCGACCTGCTGCACGAGGCGGCCGCCGGGGGCGGCCCGGTCATGGAGATCTGGGACGAGGCCGACCTCGACGAGGAGACGGCCTTCCCCTCGGCCCTGCCCGTCCGCCGGGACGTGGCCTGGTCGGCGTGGGTGACCATCCAGATCGGCTGCGACAACGCCTGCGCCTTCTGCATCGTCCCGGCCGTGCGGGGCCGGGAGATCAGCCGCCCCTTCGGTCAGGTGGTGGCCGAGGTCGAGGCCCTGGCCGCGGCCGGCACCACCGAGGTCACCCTGCTGGGCCAGAACGTGAACTCCTACGGCCGCGACCTGGCAGCCCGGCAGTTCAAGCCCCTGTTCGCCGAGCTACTGAGCGCCGTCGGGGCTGTCGAGGGCATCCGGCGGGTGCGCTACACCAGCCCCCACCCCAAGGACCTGAGGCCCGACACCATCGCCGCCATGGCGGCCGGCGGGGCGGTGTGCGAGCACCTCCACCTCCCCCTGCAGTCGGGCAGCGACCGGGTGCTGGCCGCCATGCACCGGGGTTACACGGCCGAGCGTTACCTGGCCCGGCTGGCGCAGGCCCGGGCCGCGATCGACGACCTGGCCGTGACCACCGACCTCATCGTCGGGTTCCCGGGGGAGACCGACGACGACTTCGAGCGGACCCTGGAGGTGGTGGCCGAGGCCGCCTACGACAGTGCCTACACGTTCGTGTTCTCGCCCCGGTCGGGTACCGAGGCGGCCGAGCGCACCGATCAGTTCGTCCCCGCCGACGTGGTGGCCGACCGCTTCGAGCGCCTGCGGGTGGTCGTCGAGCGTTCGGCCCTGGCCCGCCACCAGGCCCGGGTCGGGCGGGTCGAGGAAGTGTTGGTCGAGGGCCCGGGTAAGAAGGGGACGGCCCTGGCCGGCCGGACCAGGCAGAACAAGCTCGTCCACTTCGCGGCGGGTGAGCGCCCCCTGCCGGCTGGCAGCTATGCCACCGTGCGGGTCACGGCGGCCGCCCCCCACCACCTCAGCGGCGAGCTGGTGGAGGTCACGGCCCGCCCCCGGCACCGCACCCGCATCCCCGTGGTGGCCGTCTGA
- a CDS encoding ABC transporter ATP-binding protein produces the protein MNPLLRLDGVSRVFGSGPSQVTAVSSATLEVAAGEMVLVMGPSGAGKSTLLQLAGALLRPTAGRVWVDGTEVTALTEKRLPALRLAKVGFIFQSFQLLANLTALENVRIVLEAAGWERAAAAARAHDLLVGLGLGHRLSARPATLSGGEKQRVAVARALANDPPLVLADEPTGNLDSATGAAVMALLAEVRSRSKAVLCATHDERALALADRVVRMEDGRL, from the coding sequence TTGAACCCGCTGCTACGGCTCGACGGGGTGAGCAGGGTGTTCGGTTCCGGGCCCTCGCAGGTCACGGCCGTGTCCTCTGCCACCTTGGAGGTGGCGGCCGGCGAGATGGTGCTGGTCATGGGGCCGTCGGGCGCCGGCAAGTCGACTTTGCTGCAGCTCGCGGGTGCCCTGCTGCGCCCCACGGCCGGTCGGGTGTGGGTGGACGGCACCGAGGTCACGGCCCTGACCGAGAAGCGCCTACCCGCCCTGCGCCTGGCCAAGGTGGGGTTCATCTTCCAGTCCTTCCAGCTCCTGGCCAACCTGACGGCCCTGGAGAACGTTCGTATCGTGCTGGAGGCAGCCGGCTGGGAGCGGGCGGCGGCCGCCGCCCGGGCCCACGACCTGCTGGTCGGGCTCGGCCTGGGCCACCGGCTGTCGGCCCGGCCGGCCACGCTGTCGGGCGGGGAGAAGCAGCGGGTGGCGGTGGCCCGGGCCCTGGCCAACGACCCGCCCCTGGTCCTGGCGGACGAACCCACCGGCAACCTCGACTCGGCCACCGGGGCGGCCGTCATGGCCCTGCTGGCCGAAGTCCGTTCGCGGTCCAAGGCCGTGCTGTGCGCCACCCACGATGAGCGCGCCCTGGCATTGGCCGACCGGGTGGTGCGCATGGAGGACGGTCGCCTATGA
- the hflX gene encoding GTPase HflX, protein MALIERGRRETVVLVGVAIPPTTVEAAEQSLEELAALADTAGADEAERVLQRRDEPDPATFVGKGKAHELREISETVDADTVIFDDELSPAQSRNLEKILGRTAIDRTALILDIFAQHAHTQEGKNQVELAQLRYRLPRLRGRGKGLSQQSGGIGTRFGGGETKLEVDRRRLLRRVTKLEAELKELSKNRRTQRKARARSNLSTVALVGYTNAGKSTVLNRLTDAGVVVEDRLFATVDPTTRRFTLPGGEPVLLTDTVGFVRKLPHQLVEAFRSTLDEVIEADLLLHVVDVSSADPEGQIRAVRDVLAEIGAHEVPELIAFNKADNLAPGSDALLAGLRQRHPGSVLISAVTGEGVDGLLAALSDRLRALFRVVELVVPYDRGDVLAAVHRAGEVLSEEHEAEATRLRARLHESDAPRFAEFVRSSG, encoded by the coding sequence ATGGCCCTGATCGAAAGGGGGCGGCGGGAGACCGTCGTCCTGGTGGGCGTGGCCATCCCCCCCACGACCGTCGAGGCCGCCGAGCAGTCCCTCGAGGAGCTGGCTGCCCTGGCCGACACGGCCGGGGCGGACGAGGCCGAACGGGTCCTGCAGAGGCGCGACGAGCCCGACCCGGCCACCTTCGTGGGCAAAGGCAAGGCCCACGAACTGCGGGAGATATCCGAGACGGTGGACGCCGACACGGTCATCTTCGACGACGAGCTCAGCCCCGCTCAGAGCCGCAACCTGGAGAAGATCCTGGGCCGCACGGCCATCGACCGTACGGCCCTCATCCTGGACATCTTCGCCCAGCACGCCCACACCCAGGAGGGCAAGAACCAGGTCGAGCTGGCCCAGCTCCGTTACCGGTTGCCCCGGCTGCGGGGCCGGGGCAAGGGCCTCAGCCAGCAGTCGGGCGGCATCGGCACCCGGTTCGGCGGGGGCGAGACCAAGCTGGAGGTCGACCGCCGGCGTCTGCTGCGCCGGGTCACCAAGCTGGAGGCCGAGCTCAAGGAGCTGTCCAAGAACCGCCGTACCCAGCGCAAGGCCCGGGCCCGTTCCAACCTGTCGACCGTGGCGCTCGTCGGTTACACCAACGCTGGTAAGTCGACGGTGCTCAACCGCCTGACCGACGCCGGCGTGGTGGTCGAGGACCGGCTGTTCGCCACCGTCGACCCCACCACCAGGCGCTTCACGCTGCCGGGGGGCGAGCCGGTGCTGCTGACCGACACCGTCGGCTTCGTGCGCAAGCTGCCCCACCAGTTGGTCGAGGCCTTCCGCTCGACGCTCGACGAGGTGATCGAAGCCGACCTGCTGCTGCACGTGGTCGACGTGTCCTCGGCCGATCCCGAGGGCCAGATCCGGGCTGTCCGTGACGTCTTGGCCGAGATCGGTGCCCACGAGGTGCCCGAGCTCATCGCCTTCAACAAGGCCGACAACCTGGCCCCTGGGAGCGACGCCCTGCTGGCCGGCCTGCGCCAGCGCCACCCGGGTTCGGTCCTCATCTCGGCCGTCACCGGCGAGGGCGTCGACGGCCTGCTGGCCGCTCTGTCCGACCGGCTGCGGGCACTGTTCCGGGTGGTCGAGCTGGTCGTGCCCTACGACCGGGGGGACGTCCTGGCCGCCGTCCACCGGGCCGGCGAGGTCCTGTCCGAAGAGCACGAGGCCGAGGCCACCCGGCTGCGGGCGAGGCTGCACGAGTCCGACGCCCCCCGTTTTGCCGAGTTCGTCCGGTCCTCCGGGTGA
- a CDS encoding ABC transporter permease — protein sequence MTNIAWRNLAHERTRFAISVAGVALSVVLVVILRALYWGVVQEATRYVRTSGADLWVAQEGTPGDFLQSRSILPLAAGEAIAAVPGVVGVAPLISRPAGFRVGAKDADLFLLGAPAGGGVGWPEAVRGRDRPLAPGEIAVDRVFAKNFDVKVGDTLDIGPGGLRVAAVVSGGNAFAYQFAWANLDDVAAISGAAGFTSYFLVTVEGGPDVPAEAARHVGDAIVGAVPGTQVFAGTELADRNSDNLREAFLPVLWVLVVVAFVVGTAVIGLIIYTATLEKSREYGVLKAIGFSNRRLYAIVFQQSMVAAMAGFVLGCLLSLGLGPAIEQIVPVFVTEVRWRDVVFAGTGALAMAVVASFIPARPVARLDPAEVFRA from the coding sequence TTGACCAACATCGCCTGGCGCAACCTGGCCCACGAACGCACCCGGTTCGCCATCTCGGTGGCGGGTGTCGCCCTGTCGGTCGTGCTCGTCGTCATCCTGCGGGCGCTGTACTGGGGGGTGGTGCAGGAGGCCACCCGCTACGTGCGGACCTCGGGCGCCGACCTGTGGGTCGCCCAGGAGGGCACGCCCGGCGACTTCTTGCAGTCCCGGTCGATCCTGCCGCTGGCCGCCGGGGAGGCCATCGCGGCGGTGCCGGGGGTGGTGGGCGTGGCGCCCCTGATCAGCCGGCCCGCGGGGTTCCGGGTGGGGGCCAAGGACGCCGACCTCTTCCTGCTGGGGGCGCCCGCGGGCGGGGGAGTGGGCTGGCCCGAGGCCGTACGCGGCCGTGACCGTCCACTGGCCCCCGGCGAGATAGCCGTCGACCGGGTGTTCGCCAAGAACTTCGACGTGAAGGTGGGCGACACCCTCGACATCGGCCCCGGCGGGCTGCGGGTGGCGGCCGTGGTCAGCGGGGGGAACGCCTTCGCTTACCAGTTCGCCTGGGCCAACCTCGACGACGTGGCTGCCATCTCGGGGGCCGCTGGGTTCACCAGCTACTTCCTGGTGACCGTGGAAGGTGGCCCCGACGTGCCGGCCGAGGCCGCCCGGCATGTCGGCGACGCCATAGTCGGGGCCGTGCCCGGCACCCAGGTGTTCGCCGGCACCGAGCTGGCCGACCGCAACTCCGACAACCTGCGCGAGGCCTTCCTGCCCGTCCTGTGGGTGCTGGTGGTGGTGGCCTTCGTGGTGGGAACGGCCGTGATCGGGCTGATCATCTACACGGCCACGCTGGAGAAGTCCCGGGAGTACGGGGTGCTGAAGGCCATCGGGTTCAGCAACCGCAGGCTGTACGCCATCGTGTTCCAGCAGTCGATGGTGGCCGCCATGGCCGGGTTCGTCCTGGGCTGCCTTCTCAGCCTGGGCCTGGGCCCGGCCATCGAGCAGATCGTGCCCGTGTTCGTCACCGAGGTGCGCTGGCGCGACGTGGTGTTCGCCGGGACGGGGGCGCTGGCCATGGCCGTGGTGGCGTCGTTCATCCCCGCTCGGCCCGTGGCCCGCCTCGACCCCGCCGAGGTGTTCCGGGCTTGA
- the miaA gene encoding tRNA (adenosine(37)-N6)-dimethylallyltransferase MiaA, with product MALVGPTASGKTALAVAVARRLGNVELVSADSMAVYRGMDVGTAKPTAAELEGVVVHMVDVADPAEDYSVARFQNEVRAVVYDIESRGHRALLVGGTGLYVQAVVDGLDVPGSWPELRAELEAVAAEPAGVATLHRRLAAADPVAAARIHPANARRTVRALEVTLGSGRPFSSFGPGVGAYPPSRFRLAGVWLPRVAVAGRIAARYRAQVEAGFVDEVRALASRPRGLSRTARQALGYRELLAHLAGECSLAEAIEEAGRRTRELSRRQRMWFRRDPRVAWFGAPANPVALQAALLEHWSA from the coding sequence ATGGCATTGGTGGGGCCGACGGCGTCGGGCAAGACGGCCCTGGCTGTGGCCGTGGCCCGGCGGCTGGGGAACGTGGAGCTGGTCTCGGCCGACTCGATGGCGGTCTACCGGGGGATGGACGTCGGCACGGCCAAACCCACGGCCGCCGAGCTCGAGGGCGTGGTCGTCCACATGGTCGACGTGGCCGACCCGGCCGAGGACTACTCGGTGGCCCGTTTCCAGAACGAGGTCCGGGCGGTGGTGTACGACATCGAGTCCCGGGGCCACCGGGCGCTGCTCGTCGGGGGGACGGGGCTCTACGTCCAGGCGGTGGTCGACGGCCTGGACGTGCCCGGCTCGTGGCCCGAGCTGAGGGCCGAGCTCGAAGCCGTGGCGGCCGAGCCCGCGGGGGTGGCCACGCTCCACCGCCGGCTGGCAGCCGCCGACCCGGTGGCCGCGGCCCGCATCCACCCGGCCAACGCCCGGCGAACGGTACGGGCCCTTGAAGTCACACTGGGCAGTGGGCGGCCGTTCTCCTCCTTCGGGCCGGGGGTAGGCGCCTACCCTCCGAGCCGGTTCCGCCTGGCCGGGGTGTGGCTGCCGCGGGTGGCTGTGGCCGGGCGCATCGCCGCCCGCTACCGGGCCCAGGTCGAGGCCGGCTTCGTGGACGAGGTCCGGGCCCTGGCGAGCCGGCCCCGAGGCTTGTCCCGCACCGCCCGCCAGGCTCTCGGCTACCGCGAGCTGCTGGCTCACCTGGCCGGGGAGTGCTCTTTGGCCGAGGCGATCGAGGAGGCCGGGCGCCGGACCCGCGAGCTCTCCCGGCGCCAGCGCATGTGGTTCCGACGTGACCCGCGTGTCGCCTGGTTCGGGGCGCCCGCTAACCCGGTCGCCTTACAGGCCGCGCTGCTGGAACACTGGTCGGCCTGA